One segment of Calypte anna isolate BGI_N300 chromosome 4A, bCalAnn1_v1.p, whole genome shotgun sequence DNA contains the following:
- the BTC gene encoding probetacellulin translates to MEAAAPAPGGGPGTLLLCLALASGLAFFTGVGADANVTEGLSCSTAEGCTGNVTRLRRQGHFSRCPEEYKHYCVKGRCRFLVAEKAPACVCERGYTGARCESVDIFYLRGDRGQIVIISLIAAIVTLIILIICACICSHHCRKQRRKRKAEEMETLNKDSPSKTEGVLETGIA, encoded by the exons ATGGAGgcggcggccccggccccgggCGGCGGTCCCGGTaccctgctgctgtgcctggccCTCGCCTCCG gtttggcttttttcacCGGCGTGGGGGCCGATGCCAATGTCACCGAGGGGCTCTCCTGCAGCACGGCCGAGGGCTGCACGG GCAACGTGACACGGCTGAGGCGACAGGGACACTTCTCCAGGTGCCCCGAGGAGTACAAACACTACTGCGTCAAAGGGAGATGCCGGTTCCTGGTGGCTGAGAAAGCACCAGCCTGCGT GTGCGAGCGGGGCTACACGGGGGCTCGCTGTGAAAGCGTGGACATCTTCTACCTGCGAGGTGACCGGGGACAGATCGTCATCATCTCCTTGATCGCCGCCATCGTCaccctcatcatcctcatcatctgcGCCTGCATCTGCAGTCA CCACTGCCGGAAGCAGCggaggaagaggaaggcagaagaGATGGAGACGTTAAACAAGGATTCGCCTTCCAAAACCGAGGGCGTGCTGGAGACGGGCATCGCGTGA